The Apium graveolens cultivar Ventura chromosome 10, ASM990537v1, whole genome shotgun sequence nucleotide sequence TGTTCCACCATTCTGCAAAGTTATTGAGTCACTGGACCATCTAAAGGCTCTCTTATTTGATGAATAATGGACTTCTAAAGTCTCTTTTTTTCCCTTTAAAATACAATCACTCTCCTCACCTCTCCCCACTGCACTCTTTTCTCTCAAATCCTGAATCATCTTCACCAGGATCACCATAAAAAATCATGAACCACCCGGGATCCCTTCCACAAGAGCTCTTGCCCGTGCCCGTCTTTAATGGACCAGCATTCAATGCTTATCCATTTCAGGCAATGAATGGCTTTACGGACCAACAATTACTTACAGCTCTTCGACAATTTGTTCAGGATGAACTGCCAGCTGAATTTCAAATTATCGCTGTCGAGGATTTTACCAAATTTGATATTGATCAGCTACGTGGGCATTATGGGGTTCAACAAGGTGCGTTTTTGCCGCTCTATTACTGGCACCACTGGGTATGTCAACCGAAAAAACGGGACAAAGACATGGTTCAGGTCGTCGGAGTCCCTCCTGTTGGCCAACCACCTGTATCATTGGCTGTTTGGACAAGATATGGAAGGGCGGCAAAAATTAAGATTGGCCAGGTTTCACAAGGCACCAAAGCAAGGTATTGTTTACATACCTCCCATGGTGAAGGAACTCCAAAACCGACAAGGTATTTCCTAGATGTGTACCAGCTCCCTCAGCATGCATATAATGATCCAGTTGTGGAAACTAAGGTATTGAACCCTACTTTATTTTGTGTTAATGTTGATTGTAAAATTTCACCATATTATTCACCATGTTAGCAGTCTGCATCAGAGTGTAGATCTCTCACACAAGCAGAGAATATGTATATGTTAAACTATTGTCTACTATTTTATGTTTATTTGATAAATTATGTCTATTGCTACTATGTATTCAGGCTCCTCTATAAATGGCTGGTAGTAATTTCTAGTAGTAAAAAATTTGCTCATCAATTTAATCGTTGATCTAAATGTTATTTTATAATATACGGTTGATTGATGCCAACAGTTATAAACAGATTACTTATTCTACTTCTGCTacatatttattaattaaaaacaAAGCTCATCAGATATAAATTCAGAGCCTTACAAAGTGTATATAATGCAGCTCCTATTATACTGGCAGAGGAAGGAAAATTATACATGCAAGAAAAGAGACTAGGGGAACAGGTTTCCAATAAGAAAAATGGAAAGTTCCTCAAAATTCAAATCTCTATCTTCAATTTGCAGTTATGCAAACAAAATTATAAGAGTGTCACACACTTGCTAATGAAATAGACCTGAAAAATATAAGTCTACCTCTAATTTCAGCATGTTCCCATAAATAAACACAAAAAGAAATTATCACAACACCCCCTTAGGCTATCTTCACGGGGAATAAAACATCTAACCCAAATAATGGTATCACATGCTCATTAGTTTTTTCCACGGCTTCATTGCCACCATTATTCACCATTGCAGCAGTGCTTTCAAAATTTGTGGCAGCCTTTGCAAAGGCATTTCAGGAAAGTCATTAAAGACCTAGATTTTTCTTCATCGCTTCGTAAACCATATATGTAATACTTGCTGACGGAACTACTTTGAGTAGATTCAGAAAAAGTCCTTTATAGAAACCTCTTAAACCCTCATGCTGAAGGGTTCACTTAAATACATAATATGCAGCATTTGCATTAGAATGTTGAGCTTGCATTCTGAAAAGTCAAGCAAAAATATTAATTCCAAGGATGAGAACCGAGAAATGAAGAACAAATTTTCTAATTCACCTACAGCAAACAAAAAAACTAGATAATTTGCACCTTGTCCTGACAACCTGCAACGGATAAACGCATGTTGCACCCAGGCCTCCTGAAATTGTTCCACAACCCAGTTGAAAAAACGCTCCAGGCTCTACAGAAAACAAAAGGACTCAACAATTCAAAATTTACAAGTTATTTATGTGCAAAGAGTTTATTGCAAACCACcaagaaaattgtaaaaaaatatAAGCATCATACCGCCTTCCGTGAGAATAGATGTCTTCCACATTTCTTTCAAAGTTTCATATATAGCTAAATCAATGCCAGCATAAGGAATAATCCCAAGCAGAGACGGTACAAGCCCTCTGTAGAAGGCACGGGGTCCCTCCTGAACCAATATATCCCTTCGATAGTTTTCCCAAAGATGGAACCTTGCCACTTTCACAAACATGAGTTTGTAACCTTGTCTTCACCGGATCCCGAGGATAGGTGGCGGTTTGTGCCCCTGCCCCAGCCAGACCACCAGCAACAAGCCGACCA carries:
- the LOC141690250 gene encoding uncharacterized protein LOC141690250, encoding MNHPGSLPQELLPVPVFNGPAFNAYPFQAMNGFTDQQLLTALRQFVQDELPAEFQIIAVEDFTKFDIDQLRGHYGVQQGAFLPLYYWHHWVCQPKKRDKDMVQVVGVPPVGQPPVSLAVWTRYGRAAKIKIGQVSQGTKARYCLHTSHGEGTPKPTRYFLDVYQLPQHAYNDPVVETKLLLYWQRKENYTCKKRD